In a single window of the Luteolibacter yonseiensis genome:
- a CDS encoding DNA-directed RNA polymerase subunit omega, with the protein MKSDLLDKASEIVTDPLVLVNLVSQRVRQLNSGRSPLIATRPSMGVADIALQEIIEGKIKLVLKEAP; encoded by the coding sequence ATGAAAAGCGATCTTCTTGATAAGGCATCTGAAATTGTCACCGACCCACTTGTACTCGTCAATCTGGTCTCCCAACGCGTCAGACAATTGAACAGCGGCCGTTCCCCGTTGATCGCCACCCGCCCCAGCATGGGTGTGGCGGACATCGCTCTCCAGGAAATCATCGAGGGCAAAATCAAACTGGTCCTCAAGGAAGCTCCCTGA
- a CDS encoding vWA domain-containing protein has protein sequence MDDNSLHFAQPLWIIAGLVACAGIVWLYVRFDRRREADLAKLVHPRFRLRLTEGFSPQLRNVKRGLWLLSVLMLFTAVARPQKGYEWREVKRKGIDILFAVDTSRSMLAEDLTPNRLERARLGIIDFVDKLQGDRVGLVPFAGSAFALCPLTLDYDAFRDSLKALDTDLIPHQGTDLASAIKEAERLFDENGNNHRVLVLITDGEDLQGDVIVAAKEAAKKGMAIYTIGVGSPDGARIPIRYRNGQTDFVRNPDGSIVQTKLDESTLKKIAEATNALYVPLGNGAQGLETIYQEKLRLVPKSEQDQRMERIPLERFEWPLGFAIFLLLSEFFISDRRRAKKPRPLVSVARRVKIPAIAAFGLVGVGIQDSRAADAGVVPDARKIYNSGTDAYAKGDFEKAAADLRASLRTPDLALQQRSYYNLGNTLYRTGQGTREKDPEATIKSWEESIKAYQDAISLNAGDEDARYNKELVEKKLEELKKQQNKDDKQDNKDQKDQKDQKDQKDGDSKENKESKEGEDSKEQKDSKEDKESKDGEEKKPGEEKDPKDGEKPDDKKQGEEKDSKGDKPDEKKDGKEPEAGEKPGDGKEGKEGEDKPGEKQEGTMSNERVRREEMSPEEAKQLLEALRQDERMVNPIPQPPRSRMRTPDNSTKGKTW, from the coding sequence ATGGACGACAACTCACTCCATTTCGCCCAGCCGCTCTGGATCATCGCCGGTCTTGTCGCCTGCGCGGGCATCGTCTGGCTGTATGTCCGCTTCGACCGGCGTCGTGAGGCGGATCTGGCGAAACTCGTGCATCCGCGGTTCCGGCTGCGGCTGACGGAGGGATTCTCACCACAGTTGAGGAATGTGAAGCGCGGGCTGTGGTTGCTGTCCGTGCTGATGTTGTTCACCGCCGTCGCCCGTCCGCAGAAGGGCTATGAGTGGAGGGAGGTGAAACGCAAGGGGATCGACATCCTCTTCGCGGTGGATACCTCCCGCAGCATGCTGGCGGAGGATCTGACGCCCAACCGTCTCGAGCGTGCCCGGCTCGGCATCATCGATTTCGTTGACAAGCTGCAGGGCGATCGTGTGGGGCTGGTTCCCTTCGCCGGCAGTGCGTTCGCGCTCTGTCCGCTGACGCTGGACTACGATGCGTTCCGGGATTCCCTGAAGGCGTTGGATACCGATCTGATTCCGCACCAGGGAACGGATCTCGCGAGCGCGATCAAGGAGGCGGAGCGGCTGTTTGACGAAAACGGAAACAACCACCGGGTGTTGGTGCTGATCACCGATGGCGAGGATCTTCAGGGAGACGTGATCGTGGCCGCGAAGGAGGCCGCGAAAAAGGGCATGGCCATCTACACCATCGGTGTCGGCAGTCCGGATGGAGCTCGCATTCCGATCCGCTATCGGAACGGCCAGACGGATTTCGTCCGCAATCCGGACGGCTCGATCGTGCAGACCAAGCTGGATGAATCGACCTTGAAGAAAATCGCGGAGGCGACCAACGCGCTTTACGTGCCTCTTGGCAATGGCGCGCAGGGATTGGAGACGATTTATCAGGAAAAGCTGCGCCTGGTGCCGAAGAGCGAGCAGGACCAGCGGATGGAGCGCATCCCGCTGGAGAGATTCGAATGGCCGCTGGGTTTCGCGATCTTCCTGCTGTTGTCGGAGTTTTTCATCAGCGACCGCCGTCGGGCGAAAAAGCCTCGTCCTCTGGTATCGGTGGCGCGGCGGGTGAAGATTCCGGCCATCGCGGCATTCGGACTGGTTGGGGTGGGGATTCAGGACAGCCGTGCGGCGGATGCCGGCGTGGTGCCGGACGCACGGAAGATTTACAACTCTGGCACGGACGCATACGCGAAGGGCGATTTCGAAAAAGCCGCCGCGGACCTGCGGGCCTCGTTGCGGACTCCCGATCTCGCGCTCCAACAGCGTTCTTATTATAACTTGGGAAACACGCTCTATCGGACGGGACAGGGGACGAGGGAGAAAGACCCGGAAGCCACCATCAAGAGCTGGGAAGAGTCCATCAAGGCCTATCAGGATGCGATTTCCTTGAACGCGGGAGACGAGGACGCGCGCTATAACAAGGAACTCGTCGAGAAAAAACTCGAGGAGCTGAAGAAGCAGCAGAACAAGGACGACAAGCAGGACAATAAGGATCAGAAGGATCAGAAGGATCAGAAGGATCAGAAGGACGGCGACTCGAAGGAGAACAAGGAATCGAAGGAAGGCGAAGACTCCAAGGAGCAGAAAGATTCAAAAGAGGACAAGGAGTCCAAGGACGGTGAGGAAAAGAAACCCGGCGAGGAGAAAGATCCGAAGGATGGCGAGAAACCTGACGACAAAAAGCAGGGAGAGGAAAAAGACTCGAAAGGGGACAAACCGGACGAAAAGAAGGATGGCAAGGAGCCTGAAGCCGGAGAGAAACCTGGTGATGGAAAAGAAGGTAAGGAAGGAGAGGACAAGCCGGGCGAAAAACAGGAGGGGACGATGAGCAACGAGCGCGTGCGTAGAGAAGAGATGTCACCTGAAGAGGCGAAACAGCTGCTGGAAGCACTGCGCCAGGACGAGCGCATGGTGAATCCGATCCCCCAACCTCCGCGTTCCCGCATGAGGACGCCTGACAATTCCACCAAAGGAAAGACATGGTAA
- the smpB gene encoding SsrA-binding protein SmpB — MSAEIATNRKAGRDFHILEKYEAGIELKGTEVKSIRAGKINISDAYARVENNQVFLYGCHIQPWQTAGEWYNHPERRPRRLLLHKREILKLSVACAVKGCTLPLLRVYWKDRRVKVELGVGKGKTHSDQRHDLKEKVELREAAREMSRFNQR; from the coding sequence ATGAGTGCGGAAATCGCCACCAACCGGAAAGCCGGACGGGATTTCCACATCTTGGAAAAATACGAGGCCGGCATCGAACTGAAAGGCACCGAGGTCAAGTCGATCCGTGCCGGAAAAATCAATATCTCCGACGCCTACGCCCGGGTGGAGAACAACCAGGTTTTCCTCTACGGCTGCCACATCCAACCCTGGCAGACCGCGGGTGAGTGGTATAACCACCCGGAAAGACGCCCGCGCCGCCTCCTGCTGCACAAGCGCGAGATCCTCAAACTCTCCGTCGCCTGCGCCGTCAAAGGCTGCACCCTTCCCCTCCTGCGGGTCTATTGGAAAGACCGCCGCGTGAAAGTCGAGCTCGGCGTCGGCAAGGGAAAAACCCACTCCGACCAGCGCCACGATCTGAAGGAAAAGGTCGAACTCCGCGAGGCCGCCCGCGAGATGTCCCGCTTCAACCAGCGGTAA
- a CDS encoding DUF3147 family protein produces the protein MNRIPWDKILTFTPLDIGKIILTALIIVVVNKVQLVNDRLSALLIALPFTSLLAMIWMHQAKQSSERLANHAEGTFWFVLPTLPMFLIFPWMLRNHWGFWPALLANCLITIALFWLTVVVLRKFGIDLMPK, from the coding sequence ATGAACCGCATCCCTTGGGACAAGATCCTCACGTTCACTCCGCTCGATATCGGCAAGATCATCCTCACCGCGCTGATCATCGTCGTCGTCAACAAGGTGCAACTGGTGAATGACCGGCTTTCCGCCCTGCTCATCGCGCTGCCGTTCACCTCCCTGCTCGCGATGATCTGGATGCACCAGGCGAAGCAATCGTCCGAACGTCTCGCCAACCATGCCGAGGGCACCTTCTGGTTCGTCCTCCCCACCCTGCCGATGTTTCTCATTTTCCCGTGGATGCTGCGGAACCACTGGGGGTTCTGGCCCGCCCTGCTCGCGAACTGCCTCATCACCATCGCCCTCTTCTGGCTGACCGTGGTCGTGCTCCGGAAATTCGGCATCGATCTGATGCCGAAATAA
- a CDS encoding vWA domain-containing protein, whose amino-acid sequence MTESFQFAHPEFLFLLLLLPVLAIWKSRWGRPVAIRMPSTDDAIHVGAKTRSKIGGFLIFLGLLSFTLLVIAFARPRHGKGSTEVEASGIDIILTLDVSGSMAALDFKVDDKQVDRLEAVKNVVKKFVEQRPNDKLGLVAFAGRPYLVTPLTMDKDFVKKRVEGVKMGQVEDGTAIGSAIASSVDHLRDSSAKSRIVILLTDGVNNSGSVNPLTAAEAAKTLGVKIYTIGAGTRGEAPMPVQDAFGRTHLQMSKVEIDEEMLKEVASSTGGQSFRATDTDSLEQIYDSINQLEKTTRKLKKYQQYDELFLWFLVPGLLLLLLELVLSQTRYRRLP is encoded by the coding sequence ATGACCGAGAGTTTCCAATTCGCCCATCCGGAATTCCTGTTCCTGCTGCTGCTTCTGCCGGTCCTCGCGATCTGGAAAAGCCGCTGGGGACGTCCGGTGGCCATCCGCATGCCATCCACGGACGATGCCATCCACGTCGGGGCGAAGACGCGTTCGAAGATCGGCGGGTTTCTCATCTTCCTCGGACTGCTGTCCTTCACCCTTCTCGTGATCGCCTTCGCAAGGCCGCGCCATGGCAAGGGCTCCACCGAGGTCGAGGCGAGCGGCATCGACATCATCCTGACGCTCGATGTCTCCGGCTCCATGGCGGCGCTGGATTTCAAGGTGGACGACAAGCAGGTGGACCGGCTGGAGGCGGTGAAGAACGTCGTTAAGAAATTCGTGGAACAACGGCCCAACGACAAGCTCGGTCTGGTCGCGTTCGCCGGCCGTCCCTATCTCGTGACTCCGCTGACGATGGACAAGGATTTCGTCAAGAAGCGCGTGGAAGGTGTGAAGATGGGCCAGGTGGAGGATGGGACCGCCATCGGTTCCGCCATCGCCTCATCGGTGGATCACCTCCGTGACTCGTCCGCGAAATCCCGGATCGTGATTCTTCTGACGGATGGCGTGAACAATTCGGGATCGGTGAATCCGCTCACCGCCGCGGAAGCCGCGAAAACCCTGGGGGTCAAGATTTATACCATCGGGGCGGGCACGAGGGGCGAGGCGCCGATGCCGGTTCAGGATGCCTTCGGCCGCACGCATCTGCAGATGTCCAAGGTGGAGATCGATGAGGAAATGCTGAAAGAGGTCGCCTCGTCCACCGGCGGACAATCGTTCCGCGCGACGGACACGGACTCCTTGGAACAGATCTACGACTCCATCAACCAGCTGGAGAAGACCACGCGCAAGCTGAAAAAATACCAACAGTATGACGAACTTTTCCTGTGGTTCCTCGTTCCCGGACTTCTCCTTCTCCTGCTTGAACTCGTCTTGAGCCAAACCCGTTACCGCAGGCTTCCCTAA
- a CDS encoding BatD family protein, which yields MVISFDLTKLYQRLFGVAVMLMTIALSHAAGVEASLDRDSVVVGEGAVLSLKVTGGRAGRPAIPAVDNLIVNAHGQNQQIQIINGDMQSTLVYTYVVGSGTPGDYVIPPITVNIAGENHATQPLKLKVLEADAAQPGQNTAAEAEDEENRFGFLTVELANPERSYAYLGEIAPVRIRAWLPAGAQVQLRSGIQPEAKGFTLHNVSERPQQAQETRDGKTYTVVTWFGGISATKSGKLPASLSVDATVAVRDESAPKPRRRRGGPFDDPFFDDAFDRFNTPMIQKDVTLKSEDQEIEVRPLPVEGRPEGFNGAVGEFSFNGVRMPKEWKTGEPQQIAAKLTGSGNFALMKPPTLTPADGWKVYEGQDEFTPGDVASFSGDKVFQFNAVARKAGEKDAALAFSYFDPAKGSYQTITSPVTKIQVTGKDIVEDKPVAPAPEVKAPEKKTPGLVGQHLKQKPAASLVPLASRPVFGTLMALGLVSVVIGVVLALLRHFRENPQRRAKAAMEKATREALAVAGAARDVPGFFSAARLAIQQRLGLLWNQPPQAITTAEVSGRIPEDSPVVRFFREADRHEYSRHPSGEVLPQWRDLLAEALASLTPNAR from the coding sequence ATGGTAATTTCATTCGATCTTACGAAACTGTATCAGCGGCTTTTCGGTGTCGCGGTCATGCTGATGACCATCGCCTTGTCCCATGCGGCGGGAGTGGAGGCGTCGCTGGACCGGGATTCGGTTGTCGTGGGAGAGGGCGCGGTTTTGTCGCTCAAGGTTACGGGAGGGAGGGCGGGAAGGCCCGCTATTCCCGCCGTGGACAATCTCATTGTGAACGCACACGGGCAGAACCAGCAGATACAGATCATCAATGGAGACATGCAGTCGACCTTGGTCTACACCTATGTCGTGGGCTCCGGCACACCGGGTGATTATGTGATTCCCCCGATCACCGTGAACATCGCGGGAGAAAACCATGCGACGCAGCCGCTCAAGCTCAAGGTGCTGGAGGCAGACGCCGCACAGCCGGGGCAGAATACGGCAGCGGAAGCGGAGGACGAAGAAAATCGATTCGGCTTCCTGACCGTCGAGCTGGCGAATCCCGAACGCAGTTATGCCTATCTGGGGGAAATCGCACCGGTCCGGATCCGTGCCTGGCTGCCGGCCGGAGCGCAGGTCCAGCTCCGCAGCGGAATCCAACCGGAAGCGAAAGGATTCACGCTCCACAACGTGAGCGAGAGACCGCAGCAGGCGCAGGAAACCCGTGATGGGAAAACCTATACTGTGGTCACCTGGTTCGGAGGCATCTCCGCGACGAAGTCGGGAAAACTGCCCGCTTCCTTGTCCGTGGATGCGACGGTGGCCGTGCGTGACGAATCCGCACCGAAGCCGAGGCGGCGGCGGGGAGGGCCTTTCGATGATCCGTTTTTCGACGACGCGTTCGACAGGTTCAACACGCCGATGATCCAGAAGGACGTAACGCTGAAGTCCGAGGATCAGGAAATCGAGGTCCGCCCGCTGCCTGTGGAAGGAAGGCCGGAAGGATTCAACGGAGCGGTGGGCGAGTTTTCCTTCAACGGGGTGAGAATGCCGAAGGAATGGAAGACCGGTGAGCCCCAGCAGATCGCGGCCAAGCTCACCGGTTCGGGAAATTTCGCATTGATGAAGCCTCCCACCCTCACTCCGGCGGACGGTTGGAAGGTCTATGAGGGGCAGGACGAATTCACTCCCGGAGACGTGGCGTCGTTTTCGGGTGACAAGGTTTTCCAGTTCAACGCCGTCGCCCGGAAAGCCGGAGAGAAAGATGCCGCCCTGGCATTCAGCTATTTCGATCCGGCGAAGGGATCATATCAGACCATCACCAGTCCGGTGACGAAGATCCAGGTGACCGGCAAGGACATCGTCGAAGACAAGCCGGTGGCTCCGGCCCCTGAGGTGAAGGCTCCTGAAAAAAAGACTCCGGGCCTTGTGGGGCAACATTTGAAACAGAAGCCCGCCGCGTCGTTGGTGCCATTGGCATCGCGACCGGTTTTCGGCACGCTCATGGCGCTGGGCCTGGTGTCGGTCGTTATCGGAGTCGTGCTGGCCTTGCTGCGCCACTTCAGGGAGAATCCGCAACGCCGTGCGAAGGCCGCGATGGAAAAGGCGACCCGCGAAGCCCTCGCGGTGGCGGGGGCCGCCCGTGACGTCCCGGGATTCTTCTCCGCCGCACGTCTGGCGATCCAACAGCGTCTGGGCCTGTTGTGGAACCAGCCACCGCAGGCCATCACCACCGCGGAGGTCAGCGGACGCATTCCTGAAGACTCGCCCGTGGTGCGGTTTTTCCGCGAGGCGGACCGCCATGAATACAGCCGCCATCCGTCGGGTGAGGTCCTGCCGCAGTGGCGCGATCTGCTGGCGGAGGCTCTCGCATCCCTCACCCCCAACGCCCGTTGA
- the urtD gene encoding urea ABC transporter ATP-binding protein UrtD gives MIIESPMHQKPFLLAAEGLTRSFDGFKAINDLNFYLDEGELRTVIGPNGAGKTTFLDLITGRTKPDVGSLKWDDAKYDLLKMNEYEIYRLGIGRKFQTPTVYNDHTVTENLILSLAGSRGIWHSLFGKITSEQKDRIAEILTTIKLADSAHRKAGILAHGQKQWLEIGMLLAQEARLLLVDEPAAGMTDEETYRTGELLLSLAGKHTIVVIEHDMTFVRQISQGRKVTVLHQGHVLCEGPVDEVQSDERVIEVYLGRKSKAA, from the coding sequence ATGATCATTGAAAGCCCGATGCACCAGAAGCCCTTCCTCCTCGCGGCGGAAGGCCTGACAAGATCCTTCGACGGCTTCAAGGCCATCAACGACCTGAATTTCTATCTCGACGAAGGAGAGCTCCGCACCGTCATCGGGCCGAACGGCGCCGGCAAGACCACGTTCCTTGATCTCATCACCGGTCGGACCAAACCGGATGTGGGCAGCCTCAAGTGGGACGATGCCAAATACGATCTTCTCAAGATGAACGAGTATGAGATCTACCGTCTGGGCATCGGCCGGAAATTCCAGACGCCGACGGTTTACAACGACCACACAGTCACCGAGAACCTCATTCTCTCGCTCGCCGGATCCCGCGGCATCTGGCACAGCCTGTTCGGGAAAATCACCTCCGAACAAAAGGACCGCATCGCGGAAATCCTCACCACCATCAAGCTGGCCGACAGCGCCCATCGCAAGGCCGGCATCCTCGCCCACGGGCAGAAGCAATGGTTGGAAATCGGAATGCTCCTCGCACAGGAAGCCCGCCTTCTCCTTGTCGACGAACCCGCCGCAGGCATGACGGATGAGGAGACCTACCGCACCGGCGAACTGCTGCTGTCCTTGGCGGGCAAGCATACCATCGTCGTCATCGAGCACGACATGACATTCGTCCGCCAGATATCCCAAGGACGCAAGGTGACGGTCCTCCATCAGGGCCATGTCCTTTGCGAAGGGCCGGTGGATGAGGTCCAGTCCGACGAGCGCGTCATCGAGGTCTATCTCGGCCGCAAATCCAAGGCCGCCTGA
- a CDS encoding tetratricopeptide repeat protein, whose amino-acid sequence MIRNLLLGWLCLVVGITHVSAGAYIFDDANAKFKSGDHAGAVAVYEKILENGSPDAAVYYNLGNSYQNLKQYGPAILAYERARLLTPRDPDLAANLSLARKAATAFEGSETGPKWLAVLSYLSRNEWSYLVVAGVLFLGAITLLYGAVRLPRQVVKWASAAGGLAVLSIIAGSTALYLRRGESERGVVLKENAAIRLSPFDGAESLGTPGLGKTVHLGVKNGGYQYVEIPGASLRGWMAEAEVERIEKDP is encoded by the coding sequence ATGATCCGTAATCTGTTGCTTGGCTGGCTTTGCCTTGTGGTGGGAATCACCCACGTTTCCGCAGGTGCGTATATTTTTGACGACGCGAATGCGAAATTCAAATCCGGTGACCACGCCGGGGCCGTGGCCGTGTATGAGAAAATCCTGGAGAATGGTAGTCCCGATGCGGCGGTTTATTACAACCTCGGGAACAGTTATCAAAACTTGAAACAGTACGGACCTGCGATCCTCGCTTACGAACGCGCCCGGCTGTTGACCCCGCGCGATCCGGATCTGGCTGCCAATCTCTCTCTTGCCCGTAAGGCTGCCACCGCTTTCGAAGGATCGGAAACAGGTCCGAAATGGCTGGCTGTCCTGAGCTATCTGAGCCGGAACGAGTGGTCGTATCTTGTTGTCGCAGGCGTGTTGTTTCTTGGGGCGATCACCCTCCTCTATGGCGCGGTGCGTCTTCCCCGGCAGGTGGTCAAATGGGCGAGTGCCGCCGGCGGTCTGGCTGTTCTCTCCATCATCGCCGGAAGCACGGCGCTCTACCTGCGGCGGGGGGAATCGGAGCGGGGCGTGGTTCTCAAGGAAAATGCGGCGATCCGGCTTTCCCCATTCGACGGAGCCGAATCACTCGGCACGCCCGGACTTGGAAAAACCGTCCACCTCGGCGTGAAAAACGGTGGCTACCAGTATGTCGAAATACCCGGTGCCAGCCTGCGGGGCTGGATGGCGGAGGCCGAGGTGGAGCGGATCGAGAAAGACCCGTGA
- the urtB gene encoding urea ABC transporter permease subunit UrtB — protein MLKSIITSLSRRLSTCLMIGLVGLSAGFAQAQEKSVKETIAAATVATTSDEQRELVLTLKLKPTPEAVTWLEKWKAGEIFLHDDGNGVITPVTLTGAEGQDGSFATLKLIDGTPYLAADGKPIVINPKEVEAAETDSGLRRAMKEVSDLVALADPDLAKRLRAIKDSAIGQKLEKLPALQQLRATEKDPDAIHALDESIAIIQLRSTVPAERIAACKKIAEIHSLTAYDTVKTILAEAEKAQDKPMIAAAGEALRSIEGHISRINAVGTAFRGLSLGSVLLVVAIGLAITFGLMGVINMAHGEFIAVGAYTTYVIQNFFADGLKLSPFGVSMSIPGLHLAGGANTYFVFALPASFLIAALVGIALERSVIQFLYKRPLESLLATWGVSLVMQQVLKFIFGSNNVQVSSPAWLSGSWTVNDVLFGWNRVFVIGFAVLIIVITWLVLNKTSLGLLIRAVMQNRNMAACMGVRTERVNTMTFAFGCGLAGLAGAFLSQMANVGPSMGQLYIVDSFMTVVVGGVGNILGTVISALGIGMSDQTFQQYLGNPVLGKILVLGAIILFLQWRPAGLFVTRSRSLD, from the coding sequence ATGCTGAAGTCGATCATCACCTCCCTTTCCCGACGCTTGTCCACCTGCCTGATGATCGGATTGGTGGGTTTGTCCGCGGGCTTCGCGCAAGCTCAGGAGAAATCCGTCAAGGAGACCATCGCCGCGGCCACCGTCGCCACCACTTCCGACGAGCAACGAGAGCTCGTCCTCACGCTGAAGCTCAAGCCCACTCCGGAAGCGGTCACCTGGCTTGAAAAGTGGAAGGCGGGGGAGATCTTTCTCCATGATGATGGCAACGGTGTGATCACGCCCGTGACGCTGACAGGGGCCGAGGGACAGGACGGTTCGTTCGCCACGCTCAAGCTCATCGACGGTACTCCTTATCTCGCCGCGGACGGCAAGCCGATCGTCATCAATCCGAAAGAAGTGGAAGCTGCGGAAACCGACTCCGGACTGCGGCGTGCGATGAAAGAGGTTTCGGATCTGGTCGCTCTGGCGGATCCGGATCTGGCAAAGCGCCTCCGGGCCATCAAGGACTCCGCGATCGGACAGAAGCTCGAGAAGCTGCCCGCGCTCCAGCAACTGCGCGCCACCGAGAAAGATCCCGACGCCATCCATGCGCTGGATGAGTCCATCGCGATCATCCAGCTCCGCTCCACGGTTCCCGCCGAGCGCATCGCGGCTTGTAAGAAAATCGCGGAAATCCACTCGCTCACCGCCTACGACACCGTCAAAACCATTCTCGCGGAAGCGGAAAAGGCCCAGGACAAGCCGATGATCGCCGCCGCGGGCGAGGCCCTGCGATCCATCGAAGGACATATTTCCCGCATCAATGCGGTGGGCACGGCGTTCCGGGGGCTTTCGCTCGGCTCCGTTCTTCTGGTGGTCGCCATCGGCCTCGCGATCACCTTCGGCCTCATGGGGGTCATCAACATGGCCCACGGCGAATTCATCGCGGTGGGTGCCTACACCACCTATGTCATCCAGAACTTCTTCGCGGATGGGCTGAAACTTTCCCCCTTCGGAGTCTCCATGAGCATCCCCGGACTGCATCTGGCGGGGGGCGCGAACACTTATTTTGTCTTCGCGCTGCCCGCCAGTTTTCTCATCGCCGCGCTCGTCGGCATCGCCCTGGAGCGTTCCGTCATCCAGTTTCTCTACAAGCGTCCGCTTGAATCCCTGCTTGCCACCTGGGGTGTCTCGCTCGTGATGCAGCAGGTTCTGAAATTCATTTTCGGCTCGAACAACGTGCAGGTATCCAGCCCTGCCTGGCTCTCGGGGAGCTGGACGGTGAATGATGTCCTCTTCGGTTGGAACCGGGTCTTCGTCATCGGCTTCGCCGTCCTGATCATCGTCATCACGTGGCTGGTCCTCAACAAGACCTCGCTCGGCCTGCTCATCCGTGCGGTCATGCAGAACCGGAACATGGCCGCCTGCATGGGCGTCCGCACCGAGCGCGTGAACACCATGACCTTCGCCTTCGGCTGCGGACTCGCAGGTCTGGCCGGCGCGTTCCTCTCGCAGATGGCGAACGTGGGTCCATCAATGGGCCAGCTTTACATCGTGGACTCCTTCATGACCGTGGTCGTGGGTGGCGTCGGAAACATCCTCGGGACGGTCATCAGCGCGCTTGGCATCGGCATGTCCGACCAGACGTTCCAGCAATACCTGGGAAATCCGGTCCTCGGAAAAATTCTCGTTCTCGGAGCCATCATCCTCTTCCTGCAATGGCGTCCGGCAGGTCTCTTCGTCACCCGTTCCCGCAGCCTTGATTGA
- the urtC gene encoding urea ABC transporter permease subunit UrtC, whose translation MNNQPFSSRVHLPILIVSAIVLLVVVPVLHGTGVISDYTLGNWGKYLCYGILAISIDLLWGYTGLLCLGQALFFTLGGYMMGMYLVRMAGGTELPTFLTMVGRTEWPSFFLPFSSFPFAVLMMVLVPGLLAYVFGFLAFRSRIKGVYFSILTQALTYGAALLFFRNELLMGGNNGFTNFDTMLGFSLRDVSTKRGLYIATAILLVAVVTLCKWLTGSRFGLIQRAIRDSENRVLFSGYATANFKLFVFVISAIIASFAGALFVPQVGIINPSEMETSKSLEAVVWVALGGRGTIVGPVLGAVSVNALKSWASTGATADFWPLILGASFVLVVLFMPKGIFGIPGQIRGLMAWLERRKQREEPSPPSRKPDNSPTPAAIDP comes from the coding sequence ATGAACAACCAACCCTTTTCCAGCCGGGTCCACCTCCCAATCCTGATCGTCTCGGCGATAGTCCTGCTCGTCGTGGTCCCCGTGCTTCACGGCACGGGCGTCATTTCCGACTACACCCTCGGCAACTGGGGGAAATACCTGTGCTACGGCATCCTCGCGATCTCCATTGATCTCCTGTGGGGATACACCGGGCTGCTCTGTCTGGGGCAGGCGCTCTTCTTCACCCTCGGCGGCTACATGATGGGGATGTATCTGGTGCGGATGGCGGGCGGTACGGAGCTCCCGACCTTCCTGACCATGGTGGGCCGCACGGAGTGGCCGTCCTTTTTCCTGCCGTTCTCGAGCTTTCCCTTCGCGGTGCTGATGATGGTCCTCGTTCCCGGGCTGCTTGCCTATGTGTTCGGCTTCCTCGCCTTCCGCTCGCGTATCAAGGGGGTGTACTTCTCCATCCTCACCCAGGCGCTCACCTATGGCGCTGCTCTGTTGTTTTTCCGGAACGAGCTGCTGATGGGAGGCAACAACGGTTTCACCAATTTCGACACGATGCTGGGGTTCTCGTTGCGGGATGTCTCCACCAAGCGTGGCCTGTACATCGCCACCGCCATCCTGCTCGTCGCGGTTGTCACGCTTTGCAAGTGGCTCACCGGCTCCCGTTTCGGTCTCATCCAGCGGGCCATCCGCGATTCCGAGAACCGTGTCCTCTTCTCCGGCTACGCCACCGCGAACTTCAAGCTCTTCGTTTTCGTGATCAGTGCGATCATCGCCAGTTTCGCGGGCGCGCTCTTCGTCCCGCAGGTGGGTATCATCAATCCGAGCGAGATGGAGACAAGCAAGTCGCTCGAGGCCGTCGTCTGGGTCGCGCTCGGAGGCCGCGGCACGATCGTTGGTCCCGTGCTCGGGGCGGTGAGTGTGAACGCCCTGAAAAGCTGGGCATCCACAGGTGCCACCGCGGATTTCTGGCCACTGATCCTCGGCGCCTCGTTCGTCCTCGTCGTGCTCTTCATGCCGAAGGGAATCTTCGGAATCCCTGGCCAGATCCGCGGGCTGATGGCCTGGCTCGAGCGCCGCAAGCAACGCGAGGAGCCGTCACCGCCTTCCAGGAAACCGGACAACTCTCCAACCCCCGCCGCCATCGACCCATGA